The genome window GTATTACGCCGCCCCGAAACTGCGCTGGCTTCTGGACCGCTCGAAGGGACTGCGCGCAAAAGCCGAAAAGGGAGACATCCTTTGCGGCACGGTCAACACCTATCTCATCTGGCAGCTCACGAAGGGCGAGGTCCACGCGACCGATCAAACCAACGCGGCGCGTACGCTCCTAATGAATCTGTACAGCCTCTCGTGGGATGAGGAGCTGTTGTCGCTTTTTGACATTCCCGCCCCGATGCTTCCACGCATCCTTCCGACCTCGGCCGAGTTCGGCGCGGCCCGTCTCGGCGGCGTTGTGATCCCGATACGGGCCTCCATCGGGGATCAGCAGGCCGGGCTCCTGGGGCTGGGCGCGGTCGACGCGGGAGAGGCGGTCGTGAATTACGGCACCGGCGGGTTTCTGTTGGTGAACACGGGCGACCGATCGGTCCTGGTCCCGGGCTTGCTGTCCAGCCTCGCCTGGTCGACGCCGGATGAGACGGCCTACGTCACCGAGGGAACGGTCAATGCCGTGGGGACGGCGTTCGATTGGCTGCAAAAGACGGGATGGCTCAAGTCGCCGAACGAGATCGACCGGGTCGTCCGATCGTCCAACGAACGGGTCTATCTCGTCCCGGCCCTCGCGGGGCTGGGCGCCCCGCACTGGCTGAGCGGGGCCCGGACGGGGATCTTCGGTCTCGGCCCGACGACCACGAAGGCGGACCTCATCCGCGCCGCGGTCGAGGGTATCGCTTTCCTGATCAAGGACATCGCCGAGGCGATACAACGGAACGGCCCGATCCGGATCAAGACGCTGACGGCCGGCGGCGGAGCGTCTTGCATCGACTCGTTGATTCAGACGCAGGCCGATTGGCTCGGCCTTTCGATCCGACGGTCCGATGCGGCCGAGGCCGCGGCCCTCGGCGCGGCGCTTCTGGCCGGCGTGGGAAACGGTTGGTGGAAATCCCCGTCGTTGGTTCCGAAGATCAGGACCGGAAAAATTTTCCGGCCCCGGATGGCCGAGGGCGAGCGCGAAAGAATCTACGGGCGGTGGAAGAGGGCGATCGAGGCGGTAAGGGTGTTCAGCGAGGGGTGACCGTAGGGGTGCGGCAGGCTGCGCCCCTACTTTTTCGTGTCGGGTTTGTTCTCTTTCTTCGGTTCTTCCTTCTTGATCAATTCCGATTTTCGCGGAATCTCGTCCAGAAAATCCTTGTTCACCAGCGCGATGCCGAGCGGGGTGTTGCCCTGCGCGTAGAGCATCCCTTTGAGCTCGCGTCCCAGATGAAGCTCGGCCAGCGGTTTTTGCTTCGCGTCCAGAAGCCGGATCGCGTCGACGGGCGGCTTGAGCCCGACGGCGGCCGGTTTTTTCACCGGGGTCTCGACCGCCTGAAACGCCTTGAGCTTGTCGATCTGGTCCAGAAGGCGCTTGACCAGGTCCTGTTTGACCGGCCGCGCCGGGTTCTGCATCGCCCAGCCCGCGTCCTTCGATACCAGCGTGTATTGATCGGCCGGCGTCCGGACTTCGATCGTCTTTACCGCGTCCGTTTTGACGTCGACCAGACGTTTGTCCTCGTAGTGGAACAACTCCGGCTTGAGCTCGTCCATGTTGGCCTTGGCCACCCGGTAGATCGGCTTGTCCGGATCGGTGACCACGTAGACGCTGTCCTTCTCCGTGGCCGCGTAGAACCGCGCGGTCTGCGTTTTGGGCGCGCCGTCGCCCGGCTCGCGTGTCGTGACGGTGACGAGCGGTTTTTTCAGGCCCTTCAGCGTCTTGTCATGGTCCGGTCCGGGATCGATGAAGGCCGTGGCGCGGAGGTTCTGCAGCATCAGGGTCAGGGTGTCCAGCGCATCCCCGTCCGCGGGCGCCTGGACCGGCTTTTTCAAAAGCCAGCGCTTGTCCTGCTTGTCCAGCTGAAAAGTTCGTTTGGGAAATTCGAGCGAGACCTGGTCCACCTTGTCGTGGTCGATGGTCAGGATGATCTTCGTCCGGAAATCGAAGGCCGTACGGGTCAGCGATCCTTTGATCCATTGCTGCGCCAGGACCACGCGCGGGTCGCCGTCCTTTTGAATGTAGATTGTGTTGGGAATCGGGCCGTCGTCGCCGATCAACAAGCGCACCGCGCGGTCGGGCAGGGTGAGCGTGATGTCCGCGTTGGGATGCGCCAGGCCGAACTCGGCCATGTTCTGGACCTTCTCTTCGACCACCCGGGTGAAGCGGACGTCCCCCACGGTCGCAACCAGGCTCTGGACCTCGCGCTGGTCGGCGTCGGTCTGCAGGGGCCGGGTCAGCCGCCATTTCCCGTCCGCGGATTTCTTGAGCTCGATCCCGCCGGACGGGTAATGTAGTTCGACGGCATTGACGTCCTCGCTCTTGAAGTCGAAGAGCCGGTCGGCGTTCTGCGCGGCCTCGTCGGCTTTTTTCCGGTGCGGGATCTCGACGACGACCAGGTAGATCCCGAGCAGGAGCAGGACGGCGGCCATGACGAGCGTCGTTGTGAATTTGTGGCGCACTATAGAAGCCTCCGGCGCCTCCAGATGCCGATCCCGGTGAGGAAGACCCCCGCGGGAAGGAGCAGGAGCGAGACGTACATCAGGAGGGTCCCCTGGGAGCTCGACAGGAAGAGCGGGGTGAAACGGGTCTCCTTCGGCCGGATGGAGATCAGCCCCTTTTCCTGGGCCAACCAGGTGACGGTGTTGAGGAACAGGTCGCCGTTTCCGGAAAAATTAAAAGTGCCGTTCGCGGCAAAGTCGGAGTCTCCGAACACGACCAGCGTCGGCCGCGCCTCGTCGGCCGCGGCGTGGGCGTCGGGGCCGTGGCTGTGTTCGGAGGATCCGGAGGAGGATTTCTTGGTGATCACGGCGGCCAGGGTCAAGGGCCCCCGGACGTCTTCCGCCGGGTTGAAATTCAACCGGCCCTCGGCCAGGCGGGTCTTGGACCAGCTGTTGTCGCTGGTCTGCGCGAGCGGTTTGTAATCGAACTCCGACGCCCGGCCTGGATCGAAATTGACGGACTCGGCGACCGGGAAAAAGGTCGCGAGGTTGAAGCCTTTGGTGATGTCATGGGGAGGATAGTTCGTCACGACCGGGATGGTGAAGTCTCCGCCCAGCAGCCGGGAAACGGGGTCGACGATCAGCCCCTTCCCCATTTTGATTCCCCACTGAGACAGAATGTCGTCCAGGTTCGTCCGGCTGTCGGGGTCGAGAAGAAGCAGGACCTTTCCGTCGGCGGTCAGATAGCTGGACAGGGCGGTCTTCTCCTGAGGGAGGAAGCCTTTCTGCGGGCCGGCGACGACCAGCACGGCCGTTTTGTCCGGGACTTTTCCTTCCTCCAGAAGGGAGAGCGGGCCGACGTCGAACCCCTGCGCCTGGAGAGCGTCCCTCACGCGGGAGTAGCCCGTTTTCTCCTGATCCGAAAGACCGTGCTCCCCGTGATTCTCCAGGAAAAGAATTTTGCGGCGCTCGTCCTGGCCGATGCGGATGATCGCGTTGGTCAACTCCTGTTCGTTGACCGATTTGACCTGGGTTTCCTGCTTGCCGCTCTCGATCACGAGGGTGTCGTACTGGGTGATTCCGTACTGTTTGGCCAGGGACGGATTTTTATCGGGATCGACGAGCGTGTACGTGACGCGCGGATTGCGGTAATTGTAACTGCCCAGCAGGTCCTTGGCCTCCGAACGGCTCCGTCCCTGTTCCGAGACAAAGGCCGTGACCTTCACGTCCCGGTTCAGGTTCTTTAAAACCTCCAGCGTCTGCGGGGCGAGGGAGAAGGCCGAGGTTTCCGAAAAATCGAAGCGGAGGTGATGGCGGGACAGGATGAAGTTCAGAATGCCCAGGATGCCGATGAAGATGAGAACCATGAGGATGCTGTTCAGGCCGAATTTGGTGGACCGACGCGCCGAAAAGGATTTGAGGGCCTCGAAATGGACGATGAAGAACAGAACCAGAAGACCGAGCGCGACCAGTTCCGCCAGGCTCACGTAGGGCTTCCATTGGGGATTGACCTGATAGACGATGGCGGCGGCGACGGCCGTCAGGACGCCCAGCCATCCGGCGGCTCGGCTCAATGTGTTCAGCATTCCCATGGATCCTTCTTATTGGGGCTTATATCATAGGGGCTCACGTCGCCCCCTCCATCGGAAAACCCCGATGGAGCCTCCCCCTCCCGCTCGCCGCGCTCGCCGGGCGGATTCTCCACGAGCTTATTCGGATGTCTCACTTCCATCGCTGCGACTCCAGAACGCGGTGGGTGATGAACAGTCCCACGATGATCAGGGTGAGCTGGTAGACCAGGTCCTCGGTATCGATCATCCCCTTGATGAAATTCTCGGTATGCTCGCCGATGGAAAGATAGGTGAGCAGCGAGCCCAGCGACGAGTCCGTCACGGTCTGGGAGATCCAGCCGATGAGCCACAAAATCAGGACCGCGCCGAAGCCGATGAAGCTGGCGATGATCTGGTTCTCGGTGAGCGACGACGCAAGCAGGCCGACCGCGATGAAGACGCCCCCCAGGAGCCAGATGCCGAGATAGCCGGTCAGGATCGGCATCCACTGGACGGACCCGTAGTACCACATCAGGAACGGCATGTACGCCGTCAGGGCCAGCATCAGCGTGAAGACCGCCATCGCGGCGAGGTATTTGCCCAGCACGATGGACGTCAGCGGCACCGGCGAGGTCATCAGCAGTTCCATCGTCTTGGT of Nitrospiria bacterium contains these proteins:
- a CDS encoding FGGY family carbohydrate kinase is translated as MAEFLLGLDQGSTNSKAVLVDRKGRIVRLAAAPLKTIRPRPGWVEHDPKAILNSQLNAAKQSIRSVGKKNVITALGIANQRSTIILWDKKTGRPLTPAISWQDLRAAELAQQWGEQRDLIRSKTGLMLTPYYAAPKLRWLLDRSKGLRAKAEKGDILCGTVNTYLIWQLTKGEVHATDQTNAARTLLMNLYSLSWDEELLSLFDIPAPMLPRILPTSAEFGAARLGGVVIPIRASIGDQQAGLLGLGAVDAGEAVVNYGTGGFLLVNTGDRSVLVPGLLSSLAWSTPDETAYVTEGTVNAVGTAFDWLQKTGWLKSPNEIDRVVRSSNERVYLVPALAGLGAPHWLSGARTGIFGLGPTTTKADLIRAAVEGIAFLIKDIAEAIQRNGPIRIKTLTAGGGASCIDSLIQTQADWLGLSIRRSDAAEAAALGAALLAGVGNGWWKSPSLVPKIRTGKIFRPRMAEGERERIYGRWKRAIEAVRVFSEG
- a CDS encoding DUF4340 domain-containing protein encodes the protein MRHKFTTTLVMAAVLLLLGIYLVVVEIPHRKKADEAAQNADRLFDFKSEDVNAVELHYPSGGIELKKSADGKWRLTRPLQTDADQREVQSLVATVGDVRFTRVVEEKVQNMAEFGLAHPNADITLTLPDRAVRLLIGDDGPIPNTIYIQKDGDPRVVLAQQWIKGSLTRTAFDFRTKIILTIDHDKVDQVSLEFPKRTFQLDKQDKRWLLKKPVQAPADGDALDTLTLMLQNLRATAFIDPGPDHDKTLKGLKKPLVTVTTREPGDGAPKTQTARFYAATEKDSVYVVTDPDKPIYRVAKANMDELKPELFHYEDKRLVDVKTDAVKTIEVRTPADQYTLVSKDAGWAMQNPARPVKQDLVKRLLDQIDKLKAFQAVETPVKKPAAVGLKPPVDAIRLLDAKQKPLAELHLGRELKGMLYAQGNTPLGIALVNKDFLDEIPRKSELIKKEEPKKENKPDTKK
- a CDS encoding Gldg family protein; translated protein: MLNTLSRAAGWLGVLTAVAAAIVYQVNPQWKPYVSLAELVALGLLVLFFIVHFEALKSFSARRSTKFGLNSILMVLIFIGILGILNFILSRHHLRFDFSETSAFSLAPQTLEVLKNLNRDVKVTAFVSEQGRSRSEAKDLLGSYNYRNPRVTYTLVDPDKNPSLAKQYGITQYDTLVIESGKQETQVKSVNEQELTNAIIRIGQDERRKILFLENHGEHGLSDQEKTGYSRVRDALQAQGFDVGPLSLLEEGKVPDKTAVLVVAGPQKGFLPQEKTALSSYLTADGKVLLLLDPDSRTNLDDILSQWGIKMGKGLIVDPVSRLLGGDFTIPVVTNYPPHDITKGFNLATFFPVAESVNFDPGRASEFDYKPLAQTSDNSWSKTRLAEGRLNFNPAEDVRGPLTLAAVITKKSSSGSSEHSHGPDAHAAADEARPTLVVFGDSDFAANGTFNFSGNGDLFLNTVTWLAQEKGLISIRPKETRFTPLFLSSSQGTLLMYVSLLLLPAGVFLTGIGIWRRRRLL
- a CDS encoding ABC transporter permease subunit, which codes for MKSTLAIAGKELRVLFNSPIAYVVTAIFILISGYLFYSIVLFASSQSMQIMRVQGALPQINLNDLIFRPTFHNMAVILMLTLPLITMRLLAEEKKTKTMELLMTSPVPLTSIVLGKYLAAMAVFTLMLALTAYMPFLMWYYGSVQWMPILTGYLGIWLLGGVFIAVGLLASSLTENQIIASFIGFGAVLILWLIGWISQTVTDSSLGSLLTYLSIGEHTENFIKGMIDTEDLVYQLTLIIVGLFITHRVLESQRWK